The following proteins are encoded in a genomic region of Magnolia sinica isolate HGM2019 chromosome 1, MsV1, whole genome shotgun sequence:
- the LOC131249355 gene encoding uncharacterized protein LOC131249355, translating to MLVNMKDDQDNTVLHLAAARKQIQMLKLFLESDVDVNAENIHGFTALDVLVHGPSEIGGMEISEILVNAGCDRRKKLTNKSKSIVKWARPPPGWIKLNVDGSSRGNPCVSGGGGVTRDSQGQVIFAFYRNYGHASKTTVETQAILDGIILCSKLGLSSIVVESDSKLVVEAAVDPFAHCHWNIWYRLGAIHCIGSRLNLCFRHIFCKGNYVADTLAKRASEGCANSLFLSCSELPRYIRSPLVLDKVGLGYLRA from the exons ATGCTGGTTAACATGAAGGATGATCAAGACAACACGGTCTTACACCTCGCAGCTGCAAGAAAACAAATTCAG ATGCTAAAGCTTTTTCTCGAATCAGACGTGGATGTGAACGCCGAGAATATCCATGGTTTCACGGCACTTGATGTACTAGTACATGGTCCAAGCGAAATAGGAGGCATGGAAATCAGCGAAATCCTTGTGAATGCTGGATGTGATAGACGCAAAAAACTAACAAACAAAAGCAAG TCTATTGTCAAATGGGCAAGACCTCCTCCGGGCTGGATTAAGCTTAATGTCGATGGATCCTCTCGTGGGAATCCATGTGTTAGTGGCGGTGGAGGAGTGACAAGGGATTCCCAGGGTCAGGTTATCTTTGCCTTCTATAGGAACTACGGTCATGCCTCCAAAACGACTGTAGAGACCCAGGCTATTCTTGATGGAATTATTCTCTGCAGTAAATTGGGCCTCTCCAGTATCGTTGTTGAATCAGATTCCAAACTGGTGGTCGAAGCTGCCGTGGATCCATTCGCCCACTGCCATTGGAACATTTGGTACAGATTGGGAGCCATTCATTGTATCGGCAGCCGCCTCAACCTCTGTTTCAGGCATATTTTCTGTAAGGGCAATTATGTGGCTGACACACTTGCCAAGCGAGCTAGTGAAGGATGTGCCAACTCCCTCTTCCTTTCTTGTTCGGAGTTGCCGCGTTACATTAGGAGCCCATTGGTCCTTGATAAAGTCGGGCTGGGTTATTTGAGAGCCTGA
- the LOC131249352 gene encoding reticuline oxidase-like, which produces MDYTFKFSLNIKHKQRLYRKFLRKRGKRGNFPGENRTALYNLSTFLSLLTCALGEDLLTCLSSGGLRNYTTYHKAPYDELLNFSLNNLRYGGSNIRKPAAIILPGNKDQLVIAVRCCNQGSWTIRLRSGGHSFEAISSYADMRFVIIDLMNLNRVTVDLESETAWVEGGATLGEIYYAIGASSKIHAFPAGMSPTVGCGGHFSGGGNGLLARKYGLSADNVVDAILVDAGERVLDRETMGEDVFWAIRGGGGGGWGAVYAWKIRLVKVPENVTAFLINRRGTRNLMAKLIYEWQLVAPMLEDEFNININVLGSREITLIFRGLYLGPASKALDSITRVFPRLGVTEGEFKEMSWVESVVYLWGMKEVQTVEDMKNRSTSQKAFYKAKFDYVRDLIPMAGIEGALKMMKKDSGGLLAFVPYGGKMSRIASDAIAFPHREGNMYGILYYMAWNEGDDRRRTKHMDWIRGLYEYMGPFVSKDPRAVYVNCLDLDLGVMEWMEGRDDAVEIARSWGEKYFVGNYDRLVRIKTLIDPNNVFRHPQSVPPLSLPSL; this is translated from the exons GAAGTTTCTGCGAAAGCGTGGGAAACGTGGAAATTTTCCGGGCGAAAATCGAACGGCGTTATACAACCTTTCGACCT TCCTGTCCTTGCTAACCTGCGCCCTAGGCGAAGATCTCCTTACGTGCCTATCATCTGGAGGTCTACGAAACTACACCACATATCACAAAGCCCCTTATGACGAACTCCTCAATTTCTCTTTAAATAACCTCCGATACGGCGGATCAAACATCCGTAAGCCTGCTGCAATCATCTTACCTGGAAACAAAGATCAGCTCGTGATCGCAGTAAGATGTTGCAATCAAGGGTCATGGACGATCCGACTAAGGAGTGGTGGCCACAGCTTCGAGGCCATATCGTCCTACGCAGACATGCGGTTTGTCATCATAGACCTGATGAACTTAAACCGAGTCACGGTTGACTTAGAATCTGAGACGGCCTGGGTTGAAGGTGGTGCAACACTGGGTGAGATCTACTACGCGATCGGTGCGTCGAGCAAGatccatgcatttcctgctggCATGTCTCCCACCGTTGGATGTGGTGGCCATTTCAGCGGAGGTGGTAACGGCCTTTTGGCTAGGAAGTACGGCCTATCTGCTGATAATGTGGTGGATGCAATCCTTGTGGATGCAGGCGAAAGAGTGCTGGATCGTGAAACCATGGGAGAGGACGTGTTCTGGGCGATCCGAGGCGGTGGAGGTGGCGGTTGGGGTGCAGTTTATGCTTGGAAGATCCGATTAGTGAAAGTTCCAGAAAATGTCACCGCTTTCCTCATTAACAGGCGTGGGACGAGAAATCTTATGGCTAAGTTAATTTACGAATGGCAGCTTGTGGCGCCGATGTTAGAGGATGAATTCAATATAAATATCAACGTGTTGGGATCGCGTGAAATTACATTGATTTTCAGGGGATTGTATCTCGGGCCTGCTTCAAAGGCTCTTGATTCTATAACCCGGGTATTTCCCAGACTGGGTGTTACAGAAGGAGAGTTTAAAGAGATGAGCTGGGTTGAATCGGTTGTTTATCTGTGGGGCATGAAGGAGGTGCAGACCGTGGAAGATATGAAGAACCGGAGCACATCCCAGAAAGCATTCTACAAGGCAAAATTCGATTATGTAAGGGATCTGATTCCGATGGCTGGGATTGAAGGGGcattgaagatgatgaagaaggaTTCTGGTGGGCTACTCGCATTCGTCCCATACGGTGGGAAGATGAGTCGGATAGCTAGCGATGCTATTGCGTTTCCACACAGAGAAGGCAACATGTATGGCATTCTGTACTACATGGCGTGGAATGAAGGAGATGATCGGCGGAGGACGAAACACATGGATTGGATCAGAGGGCTTTATGAGTACATGGGGCCGTTCGTTTCGAAGGATCCAAGGGCTGTTTATGTGAATTGCTTGGACCTTGATCTTGGAGTGATGGAGTGGATGGAGGGTAGGGATGATGCTGTGGAGATTGCAAGGTCGTGGGGTGAGAAGTATTTTGTGGGGAATTATGATAGATTGGTGAGAATAAAGACGTTGATCGATCCTAATAACGTCTTTAGACACCCACAAAGTGTTCCTCCCCTGAGCCTTCCCAGCTTGTGA